A genome region from Bufo gargarizans isolate SCDJY-AF-19 chromosome 2, ASM1485885v1, whole genome shotgun sequence includes the following:
- the BOLA3 gene encoding bolA-like protein 3 gives MRIMWAAGHLVSRTRNCVLCNLRRSFASKSEGEDRIRQVLKTRFPLATNVKVVDISGGCGAMYEIHVESEEFKEKRTVQQHQMVNQALQEEIKSMHGLRIFTSVPKH, from the exons ATGAGGATCATGTGGGCGGCCGGGCACCTGGTTTCCAGGACGAGG AATTGTGTCCTCTGCAACCTCAGAAGATCATTTGCCTCAAAGTCTGAAGGAGAAGACCGGATCAGGCAAGTGCTGAAGACAAGGTTTCCTCTCGCCACCAATGTGAAAGTTGTTGACATTTCAG GAGGATGCGGGGCGATGTATGAGATCCATGTTGAGTCTGAAGAATTCAAAGAGAAGCGTACAGTTCAGCAGCATCAGATGGTTAATCAG GCTCTTCAAGAGGAGATTAAATCCATGCACGGGCTCAGGATATTCACGTCTGTCCCAAAACACTGA